The Myxococcales bacterium region AGACGGCGCTCCTTCGGCAAGCCGTCCTGCGGGCCGCGGGCGAGCTCGGCGATGACGACGATACCTTGCGCGACGCCGAAGCTCTCACGCGCAGATGGCTCGCCGGGCAGGAGGGCCCTCCCATGGAGCTCTTGGCGCTCGCAGTGGAGCTGGCCTCACGCCGCGCGTCCGCGGAGCGATGGGTTGACCTGACGGCGCGACTTGAGAAGGCGACGCTGCCGGAGGAGCGCGTCTTCCTTCTGCGCGCCCTTGGGACGTTTAAGGATGAGACCCTCGTCGTGCGCTCGCTCGATTTTGCGCTGGCCAAGCTGTCCCACACGGACTTGCGGAGGCTCTTCGATGCGGCCGTATCGAGCCGCCGCGCGCGGCCGACCTTGCTCGCGTGGACGCAAGCGAACTGGGACCGCCTCAACGCGCGGTTTGAAGGCGGCGGCGGGCGCCGCATCACCGAGTTGCTGGCCCGCGCGTGCGACCGCGGAACCATCACCGACATTCAAACGTTCCTCCGGGCGAGGCCCTGGCCCGAGGGGCACCAGCGCGTTCGTGAAGCCACGGACCGCGCCCAGCGCTGCGTCGACCTCTCGCCTGCGCTTGCTCCCTTGTTGACGACGGCGCTCGCAACGCCCGCCGCATCGCCGCGCGGCACGTCCCGGGACACGCCCCCCTGAGGACGTGCGTTCACCCCCCGGCGGATTCTCGCTGAATTCGTGGTGTGACCAGGCGGCACAGTCCTTGGATGTGGGCCCCCCGCGGCGCGTCGCCGTCGAGGGAGGAACGAAAGCCAATGCGAAGTGTTTGGACGTTGGGGTTGGTGGTTGGGCTGAGCGCGCTCGGCGCCACGGCGTGCTCGATCGAAACGTCGGACGCCGAGAAGTACCGCGAACCGCTTCCCGCCGAGGGCTCGGTCGCCCTTCGCGTTCCCGGCGGCAGCGGCGCATCGGCAACCTCGACGCGCGATTTGAACGGCGGAGGCGGCCCGTCGGCGACGGTCTCCGACGCGAAGTTCTACAGCTTCACGCGCGAACTGACGAGCGCGATGGACCAGAACACGGGCGCCATCTTGGCCATCATCTGGGCCGTCGCCCAGACGACCCCAACCTCGGTCTACCCGAACCGCGCGGTGTGGGGCCCCTACCAAGGCACCGCCCTCGAACCGGTGACCTGGCGCCTCGTGGTCTCCGAAGGCGGCTCCGGCGAATACGACTACGCGCTTGAGGGGCGAGCGCGCAACTCGACCAACGACGCCGACTTCCGAGCGGTGCTCAAGGGCCGCGGCTACGGCAAGTCCCATGCGCTGCACCAGACGGGATGGCTTGAGGCCGACAACGAGGCGTTCCGAAGCCTCGACCCGGCGAAGGCCAAGGACTTCGGCAAGACCAAGGTGACGTACGACGTCCGCCAATTCCCCAAGACCATCGCCGTGGACTTCGTGCCCGACGACGGCGTCGGAAAGGCCACCGCAAAGGTGAGTCATCTCGCGCAGGGCGCCGGCGTGCTCGACGTAACGGCGAACGCCGACATCGAGAAGGACGCGGACAAGGACGGCAAGCTCGAGACCGTTGTCTTGAAGAGCCAGTGGAACGCGAGCGGTGCCGGTCGCGCGGACGTTTCCGTCAGCGGCGGCAGCTTCAACGGGACGCCGGTGGACATCGTCGAGTGCTGGAGCTCGTCCTTCTCGCTTGCCTACTACAAGGACAGCGTCAGCGCGCAGCCGAAGACCGGCGCCGAGAGCGCTTGCGCCTCGTTCTAAGGAACCTCGTCCGCTGCGTTCGTAGCGTCATGGCGCGAGGCCCACACGGTCTCGCGCCATGAAGTTTTGTGACGCTCTTGTGGCCACCCTCGGATCCAAGGCGGATCACGGAAGACACGCGAGGCATGTGGGCAGGAGTCGGGAGCTCTGCGAGCGCTTTCCCCGCTCGCTGTGACCGTCCAACGGGGTTGTCGCGAAGCGCCCGAATTGGCCCCAGAGCCGCTTGGCAAGGGATTCGCAGCTGCGGCGGCGTGCGCCCCATCCACCCCGCCCTCGCCTTCGCCGTTGTCCTCGGCCTCTTGACGCCGAGGGCTGCCCTCGCCGTCTCGACCGGACGCTCCGGCGCGACCGGAAAACAAGGTGCCGATCAGATCTGCAACATGTGCCACAGCGGTGGCGTCGCGCCAACGGTGGTGCTCACAGGACCGAACACGCTCACGCCGGGCCAGGTCGCGCAGTACAAGCTCACCATTACGCCGCCCGCGGGCGAGATGAATCGCGCGACAGGCATGGGCGTCGCGGCGACCGATGGCATCACGCTCACGCCAGGACCGAACCAGAAGCTGTTGAACGGCGAGATCGTGCACAACGCACCGCTCGATGTGCCTGCCAACGCCTCCAACGAATACACCTTCACGCTGACGGCGCCGGCGGCGCCAGGGGCCATCACGCTCTGGGCCGCGGGCAACAACGTCAACAAGAACGGGAACAACCAGGGCGATCTCGCCGCGACGACCAGTCTGCCGATCACGGTCATCCCCGCGTCATCGAGCACCAGCGACGCGGGCGTGGCGCCCCCGGCGGCAGCCTCCGCGGACGCCGCCGCCGCGCCGCCCGGCCAGAACCTGGCGACCAGCCCGACCGTCGCAGCGAGCGGCGGCGATGGGGGCACCTCGCCCTTCTACCTTCGCAACGCCGACGAGGAGACGGAGCCGCACTTCGCTGACACGGGCCTTTCGTGCAGCGTCTCGCGAGGCTCCGGCGGCGCGTCCGGCTTCGGCTTCGGCATGGCGCTCGTCGGCCTCCTCTTGCGGCGCGGAAGGCGCCGATGAAGTGGCGCGCCTCTGCCGCCTCAGTGGCGCTCGTGCTTGCACCATCCATGGCGGAAGCCAACCCGCTGGGGCTCGACGGCTACACCGGAAAATATGGTGCAACCTGCAACGAATGCCACTCGGGCGGCACCGCGCCCCAGGTGTCGTTGACCGGTCCCTCAACGTTGACGGCGGGTCAAACGGCCGAATACACGCTTAAGGTTGCGAGCGGCGCCGCCATCGTCGGAATGGGCGGCGCGGCCTCCGACGGGGCCGAAGTGAGCCCCGGCAAGAACACGAAGCAGAAGTTCGCCGAGGTCGTGCATGCCGCGCCGCTCGCGCCGGCGAACAACGCCGTCTTCTCGTTCAAGGTCAAAGCGCCCACCTACAACGGCCCCATCACCGTCTACGCCGTGGCGAACGCCTGCAACAACAACAACGGCTCGTCGGGGGATCGGGCGGCGGAGACGCTCATGACGGTCACCATCACGGGCGGCTCCAACGCCCCACCGCCGCCACCCCCGTCGTCGCCGGTCGACGCGGGAGCGGGCGGCGTACCGGTGGCTGGCGGTGCCTCGCCCGCAACGTCTCCGGACGCATCACCGCGCGCGAGCACCAGCGCGTCGCCCGACGGCGGCACGAGCGGCCCCTCCAACGCGCCGAATGGCTACTACGTCGTGGAAGGTGACGACGCCGGCCCGGGCCTCGCTTGCTCCGTGCAGCGGGCTGGGCGTCGCGTCGGACCTGGGAGCGCGCCGATGGGCGCGCTCGCGGCGGCCTTGATGTTGTGGCGACGACGCCGCGCCCGAGACGCTACGCGCCCGGGTACATGACGTTGATGAGCGTATCGAGATCCTGGCTGAGCTCGTTCGCCGTGGGATAGCGACGCTTGGGGTCGCGCGCCAGTGACTTGGTGAGGATCGCCGCGAGCCGCGAATCCATGTCGGGCTTGATGAGCCGCGGCGGGCGGACCTCTTGCGTCGCGACGCGACGCAAGACCTCCTCGAGCGGACCCTTCAAGTCGTGGGGGTGTTCGTTGAGCAGGAGGCGATAGAGGAGAATGCCGAGCCCGTAGACGTCGGTGCGCGTGTCGACTTTGCTCGCGCGACCGGCCGCTTGCTCCGGCGCCATGAACGCCGGCGTTCCGACGACGAGGCCTTCCTCCGTCAAGAACGCGCGGCCCTCGTCCAAGGACATGAGCGACTTCGCCAATCCGAAGTCGACAATCTTCGGCTCACCGCCCTTGGTGACGAGCACGTTTCCCGGCTTCAAGTCGCGGTGAATGATGCCGCGCGCATGCGCGTGACCGACGGCGGCGGCGACCTTCTGCATGAGCCGCATGATCTCGCGCTCGCCGAGGTTCTTCTCCTTGACCCAATTCGCGATGTCGACGCCGTCGACCAGCTCCATGGCGTAGCCATAAACGCCGTCCTGAACGCAGCTCGAATAGATGCGAACGATGCTTGGATGATCGAGCTTGGCCGTGAGCTCCACCTCGCGGAGGAAGCGAGCCTTCTCGTCCTCGTTGACGCGTTCGATGCGAATCAGCTTGAGCGCGACCTCGCGGCGCGTGCCATTTTGGATGGCGCGGTACACGATGCCTCGGGCGCCCTTGCCGAGGGGGCCGATGATTTCGTAGCCCTCGACGTGAGGCCCCGGCGAGGCCATGGGCGAGATGACGCTGAGAATGCGAACGCCCACCGCGAGGCGGCTTCGGAGCTCGCTCGACGAAACAGGCTTCGTCAGGAAGTCGTCGGCGCCGGCGTCGAGGCCTTGAACGATGTCCTCTTTGCCGCTCTTGCTGGTGAGCAAGATCACGTAGACGTAAGGCATCTCGGTCGACTGCTTGAGCTTCTCGCAAAGCGCGAGTCCGGTCATGCCGGGCATCATCCAGTCGAGCAGCGCGAGCCGCGGCCCGTCGGCCTTCTTGAGTTCTTCCCAGGCCGCGATGCCGTCGGCCACGGCGTGGACCTCATAGCCCCACTTCTCCGCGGTGCCTTCGAGGAGCTTCCGCGTGAGACCATCGTCGTCGGCGATGAGAACCTTCAAGTCATTACTCCGGCGATGGTTTTCGCGAACGTCAGCGCCCCGTCATCCTACAAACTTCGGCGCGCCACGGCAGGAAAAAATCGGCGCCCCTCAGCCGTCGCGGGGGACGGGCCGCGGCGACAGAACGGCCTCGCCATCGGGAAAAATAGACAGCGCGCCGAAGCGCGCGCGGTCGGCGCCGGTGACGCCCTCGAGGCGGCGGACGAGATCCTCCTTGCGAAGGTAGATTTCGCGGCGGCGACCGTCGTCGCTCTCTTCCTTGAGCGAAAGCTCATGTTGGTTCGGGCTGCGCCGCGCCACCTCGTTGGCCGTTGGGGCAAACATGGTGACGACGCGATCGACGACCTCACCCATGCGGTCGGTCTCGAAGGCGTCGACCATATCGAGGTGCAACGACGCGAGGCGGCGGCGGTGGGGCAAGAGGTCACGGGTGCTCTTCTTAATCACCTGCCAGAGGCGCTCGAGGTGGGCCCGGTCCTGAGGCTCGACGTTCACGGACAAGACCTGGTCGAGCTCCGCGTCATCGGGGTGGCGCACGTCGGCCGTGAGGCCGCTGTCGACGCGACGCAGGTTGAAGACGAGGCTGTCGTCCTTCTGTTCGGCGCGCTTGCGCAAGCGGAGCTCGGCCGTGTCTTCGTCGAGCTCGAACCCCGAAAGGATGAAGTCGTCGAGCTTCACGACGTCGCGTTGCACGTTCTTGTTGAACCAACTGCGCTTGGCCCCGACGAGGAGCTCAAGGTTCGGCGCGAAGTCGCCGGCGCGGCGCGGGTGACGCCACTCGGCGACGGCGCTGGGATCAAGCTCGAGCGCGGTGATGATGCCCAGAGGGTGCGTTTCGACGACCTTGACCTCGTGAAACGCGTCCTTTGAGCCGCCGCCATGCAGTTGCATCGAGAAGCGCGTCTCGAGCACCGGCAGCGTCGCTTGGACGAAGAACCGGGAGAGCGCCGCCTGCGCGTCTTCGCGACGCCGCTGCACGTCGACGGCCAGTTGCGCGACCTCGCGCTCGGTCTTCGCGACGGCCACGCGACGCGTGTCTTCGACGTACCGCGTCGCGCTGTCGCTCACGGCCGTCGCGTAGTCGAGCACCTCGCGATCGAGGCTCTTCATCGAGCTATCGCGCATGGCGCGCAAGACCGTCTGGTGAAACCGCTCGAGGCTCTCCACGGAGCGAGCCCGCGCGTCGGC contains the following coding sequences:
- a CDS encoding protein kinase, translated to MKVLIADDDGLTRKLLEGTAEKWGYEVHAVADGIAAWEELKKADGPRLALLDWMMPGMTGLALCEKLKQSTEMPYVYVILLTSKSGKEDIVQGLDAGADDFLTKPVSSSELRSRLAVGVRILSVISPMASPGPHVEGYEIIGPLGKGARGIVYRAIQNGTRREVALKLIRIERVNEDEKARFLREVELTAKLDHPSIVRIYSSCVQDGVYGYAMELVDGVDIANWVKEKNLGEREIMRLMQKVAAAVGHAHARGIIHRDLKPGNVLVTKGGEPKIVDFGLAKSLMSLDEGRAFLTEEGLVVGTPAFMAPEQAAGRASKVDTRTDVYGLGILLYRLLLNEHPHDLKGPLEEVLRRVATQEVRPPRLIKPDMDSRLAAILTKSLARDPKRRYPTANELSQDLDTLINVMYPGA